In Nitrosomonas ureae, the sequence AAGTGCATGATAGGCAGAAAATCGTTGCTTTAGCTTATCATCCAGCCACTGCAAGACTTCCAATCCACCTTGGCCAAGATACTTGACTAATTTAGGTAGAAGAATGCGTGTGATCACGCGCGTTTGCAATGGACCCAGGCCCCATTCCTTAAGCCACTGATGAATTATTGCATCCCGGTCTTTGTCATCCAGGAATTTCGCCAATATTTCTTGTTGTTCTTTGGAAAGAGTAAGGTCAAGCATTCTTTATAATCAATGGCAAGCGTGACGGGGGTGAATATAAAGTAAAGTCGGAAACACACCGTGGGAATTAACAAAAAATAAAAAAGCTCAGCAGACGCGAAAAACTTTACTTACGCAACCACCACATAATCAGTGTCAGTACAATGGAAATCACCAAACCGGTCATCAACGGAAAATGAAAGCTAAAATTTTCGCGCTCGATATGAATATCGCCGGGTAAGCGCCCTAAGGGTAACTGCGATAACCAAGACCATAACAAACCCAGCACCAGCAAAATGATTCCTAAGGTAATCAATATCTGTTGCATACCGCTTTATCCGGTCAACATGCAAAGCTTATCGTTTTCATTCATCCTGCCGCGGAAATATCAACTTATCCGTTGCAAAACCCAGTTCTGCAGCTCGTTGCATGAACTGATCAACTAATGCATCGCTAACCGCCGGTGTTCTTGCTAATAACCAAAGATACGATTTGTCATAACTGGTCACGAAAGCGTATTGATAGTTTTCCCGATCTAATTCAAACACAATATAGGCGCCATAAAATGGACCGAAGAAAGAGACCTTCAAATAACCTTCTTGCTGACCTCTAATGAAATATGCTTTGCCTGCCACTTCTTTCCACTTGTTTTCCACCACCGAGAAACCTTTATTGATAACTTTGACACCACCGTCATCGCGCAAAAAATATTCCGCGGTCACGTTCTCCAGTCCACGTTCAAACGAATGATCAAGCCGGGCAATTTCATACCACTTCCCCAAATATTTATTGAGTTCAAATCCGTCCACCGGTGCGATATTATAGGGTATAGATAAACACCCACTGAGCAAAAATACAATAGAACCAATTAAAAGAGAACGCATTTTCAAATACTCATGATGTCGTTAATACCGGGTAATCGGCATATTCTTCCACACCTCAGGTGTAAAATGTCGTCGGATTAAGCT encodes:
- a CDS encoding lipocalin family protein, which produces MRSLLIGSIVFLLSGCLSIPYNIAPVDGFELNKYLGKWYEIARLDHSFERGLENVTAEYFLRDDGGVKVINKGFSVVENKWKEVAGKAYFIRGQQEGYLKVSFFGPFYGAYIVFELDRENYQYAFVTSYDKSYLWLLARTPAVSDALVDQFMQRAAELGFATDKLIFPRQDE
- a CDS encoding DUF2905 domain-containing protein, with the translated sequence MQQILITLGIILLVLGLLWSWLSQLPLGRLPGDIHIERENFSFHFPLMTGLVISIVLTLIMWWLRK